The following are from one region of the Silene latifolia isolate original U9 population chromosome 9, ASM4854445v1, whole genome shotgun sequence genome:
- the LOC141598884 gene encoding ureide permease 2-like isoform X1, giving the protein MYLAESKGDAVKCMVISLYFLGLWPVVLASLERRGRLPQHSYLDYTIANLLTSVLFALTFGQIGDPKPGTPNFITQLSQDNWPSVLFAMAGGIVLSVGNLSKQYAWALVGISVVEVVSASITVVIGATLNYFLDGRINKAEILFSGVGCFLIASFLGAAVHKSNASDNKAKLISLSTDLEELAGNNSDGTFAINNISESDSGPALFLVQLEEIRSIKVFGRNIWIGMAITVFAGLCFSLFSPLFNVATNDQFHYLKKGIPHLADYTAFFYYSISAFLVAFILNIIFLYHPIMGLPKSSFRAYLRDRNERGSALFAGFLCGFGNGVQFMAGYASAGPLQVLPLVSTFWGVVIFREYTKSSRRTYVLLANTLLVFIAAVGILMASAVQKKS; this is encoded by the exons ATGTATTTGGCAGAGAGCAAAGGAGATGCCGTAAAATGCATGGTGATTTCACTATACTTCTTGGGATTATGGCCTGTTGTTCTTGCCTCCTTAGAAAGGCGTGGTCGGCTTCCTCAACATAGTTACCTTGACTACACTATCGCTAATTTATTGACTTCTGTTTTATTTGCTCTCACATTCGGGCAGATTGGGGATCCGAAACCTGGCACCCCCAACTTCATCACCCAACTGTCTCAG GACAATTGGCCCTCCGTCTTGTTTGCAATGGCGGGTGGCATTGTTTTGAGTGTAGGGAATCTATCCAAACAGTATGCTTGGGCTTTAGTAGGGATATCAGTGGTTGAAGTTGTGAGCGCTAGTATTACCGTTGTGATAG GAGCTACATTGAACTATTTTCTGGATGGCagaataaataaagctgaaatcCTTTTCTCTGGAGTTGGGTGCTTCCTGATAGCTTCGTTCTTAGGCGCAGCCGTTCACAAATCTAATGCTTCTGATAATAAAGCAAAGCTTATTAGTTTATCAACTGATCTTGAAGAATTGGCAGG GAACAATTCTGATGGAACTTTTGCTATCAATAACATTTCAGAATCAGATTCAGGGCCTGCGCTATTTCTAGTTCAACTCGAGGAAATCAGATCAATAAAG GTCTTTGGACGGAATATCTGGATTGGAATGGCGATAACTGTTTTTGCCGGGTTATGTTTCTCCTTGTTCTCTCCTCTGTTCAATGTGGCAACAAATGACCAGTTTCACTATTTGAAGAAAGGAATCCCTCATTTGGCTGATTATACTGCATTCTTTTACTACTCAATCTCGGCGTTTCTGGTTGCTTTCATCTTAAATATCATCTTCCTGTATCACCCCATAATGGGCTTGCCAAAGTCATCATTCAGAGCTTATCTTAGGGACCGGAATGAACGAGGTTCGGCTCTTTTTGCAGGCTTCCTTTGTGGATTTGGAAATGGGGTTCAGTTCATGGCAGGGTACGCTTCAGCCGGTCCCCTTCAG GTACTTCCACTGGTAAGCACATTCTGGGGCGTGGTGATATTTAGAGAGTACACGAAGTCCTCAAGAAGAACCTACGTACTACTTGCAAACACGTTACTGGTGTTCATTGCTGCAGTCGGAATCCTCATGGCATCAGCAGTGCAAAAAAAGTCATAA
- the LOC141598884 gene encoding ureide permease 2-like isoform X2, with protein MYLAESKGDAVKCMIGDPKPGTPNFITQLSQDNWPSVLFAMAGGIVLSVGNLSKQYAWALVGISVVEVVSASITVVIGATLNYFLDGRINKAEILFSGVGCFLIASFLGAAVHKSNASDNKAKLISLSTDLEELAGNNSDGTFAINNISESDSGPALFLVQLEEIRSIKVFGRNIWIGMAITVFAGLCFSLFSPLFNVATNDQFHYLKKGIPHLADYTAFFYYSISAFLVAFILNIIFLYHPIMGLPKSSFRAYLRDRNERGSALFAGFLCGFGNGVQFMAGYASAGPLQVLPLVSTFWGVVIFREYTKSSRRTYVLLANTLLVFIAAVGILMASAVQKKS; from the exons ATGTATTTGGCAGAGAGCAAAGGAGATGCCGTAAAATGCATG ATTGGGGATCCGAAACCTGGCACCCCCAACTTCATCACCCAACTGTCTCAG GACAATTGGCCCTCCGTCTTGTTTGCAATGGCGGGTGGCATTGTTTTGAGTGTAGGGAATCTATCCAAACAGTATGCTTGGGCTTTAGTAGGGATATCAGTGGTTGAAGTTGTGAGCGCTAGTATTACCGTTGTGATAG GAGCTACATTGAACTATTTTCTGGATGGCagaataaataaagctgaaatcCTTTTCTCTGGAGTTGGGTGCTTCCTGATAGCTTCGTTCTTAGGCGCAGCCGTTCACAAATCTAATGCTTCTGATAATAAAGCAAAGCTTATTAGTTTATCAACTGATCTTGAAGAATTGGCAGG GAACAATTCTGATGGAACTTTTGCTATCAATAACATTTCAGAATCAGATTCAGGGCCTGCGCTATTTCTAGTTCAACTCGAGGAAATCAGATCAATAAAG GTCTTTGGACGGAATATCTGGATTGGAATGGCGATAACTGTTTTTGCCGGGTTATGTTTCTCCTTGTTCTCTCCTCTGTTCAATGTGGCAACAAATGACCAGTTTCACTATTTGAAGAAAGGAATCCCTCATTTGGCTGATTATACTGCATTCTTTTACTACTCAATCTCGGCGTTTCTGGTTGCTTTCATCTTAAATATCATCTTCCTGTATCACCCCATAATGGGCTTGCCAAAGTCATCATTCAGAGCTTATCTTAGGGACCGGAATGAACGAGGTTCGGCTCTTTTTGCAGGCTTCCTTTGTGGATTTGGAAATGGGGTTCAGTTCATGGCAGGGTACGCTTCAGCCGGTCCCCTTCAG GTACTTCCACTGGTAAGCACATTCTGGGGCGTGGTGATATTTAGAGAGTACACGAAGTCCTCAAGAAGAACCTACGTACTACTTGCAAACACGTTACTGGTGTTCATTGCTGCAGTCGGAATCCTCATGGCATCAGCAGTGCAAAAAAAGTCATAA